The Amycolatopsis sp. DG1A-15b genome window below encodes:
- a CDS encoding xanthine dehydrogenase family protein subunit M, with protein sequence MIPASFQYLRASTVDEALTLLASHGDDVKVLAGGHSLLPLMKLRLAAPEYLVDIGPLDELRYVRLEGDEVVIGALSRYSALVRDPVLLEHAPLLAHVSGEVGDRQVRHRGTIGGSLVHADSAADLPAAVLASDAVLVARGPAGERRIPAAEFFLGPFTTPLEPAELLTEIRLPAQTGQGWGFEKFTRRAIDWAMVGVTVVGGRVGLVNMGGVPLRAKATEEALAAGASIEDAAALAAEGTNPPDEPHATADYRRHLARVLTRRALTQAAR encoded by the coding sequence GTGATCCCCGCTTCGTTCCAGTACCTGCGCGCGTCCACAGTGGACGAGGCACTGACGTTGCTCGCGTCGCACGGCGACGACGTGAAGGTGCTGGCGGGCGGCCACTCCCTGCTGCCGCTGATGAAGCTGCGGCTGGCGGCACCGGAGTACCTGGTGGACATCGGCCCGCTCGACGAGCTGCGGTACGTCCGGCTGGAGGGCGACGAGGTCGTCATCGGCGCGTTGTCCCGGTACAGCGCGCTGGTGCGGGACCCGGTGCTGCTGGAGCACGCGCCCCTGCTGGCCCACGTGTCCGGCGAGGTCGGCGACCGCCAGGTACGCCACCGCGGCACGATCGGCGGCTCCCTGGTCCACGCGGATTCGGCAGCCGACCTCCCGGCGGCGGTCCTGGCCTCGGACGCGGTCCTGGTGGCCCGCGGCCCGGCGGGTGAGCGCCGCATCCCGGCGGCCGAGTTCTTCCTCGGCCCGTTCACGACACCGCTGGAGCCGGCGGAACTGCTGACGGAGATCCGCCTCCCGGCCCAGACGGGCCAGGGCTGGGGCTTCGAGAAGTTCACCCGCCGCGCGATCGACTGGGCGATGGTCGGGGTGACGGTCGTGGGCGGCCGCGTCGGCCTGGTGAACATGGGCGGAGTCCCCCTGCGCGCCAAGGCCACGGAGGAGGCCCTGGCGGCCGGGGCATCGATCGAAGACGCGGCGGCGTTGGCGGCCGAAGGAACGAACCCACCGGACGAGCCCCACGCGACGGCGGACTACCGCCGCCACCTGGCCCGGGTACTGACGCGACGGGCGTTGACGCAAGCCGCGCGGTGA
- a CDS encoding (2Fe-2S)-binding protein — protein MKVSIEVNGRSLTEEVPDRTLLVHFLRDTAGLTATNIGCDTTSCGACTVLLDGESVKSCTVLAAQADGHAVTTVEGLSSSDGSLHPVQRAFREQHGLQCGFCTPGMIMASVSLLADNPKPTRDEVRAGLEGNLCRCTGYHNIVSAVVDASGQEVDR, from the coding sequence GTGAAGGTCTCGATCGAGGTCAACGGGCGGTCGCTGACCGAGGAGGTGCCGGACCGGACGCTCCTGGTGCACTTCCTGCGCGACACCGCCGGCCTGACCGCCACGAACATCGGCTGCGACACGACGTCCTGCGGCGCCTGCACGGTGCTGCTCGACGGCGAGTCGGTGAAGTCCTGCACGGTGCTGGCCGCGCAGGCCGACGGCCACGCCGTCACCACCGTCGAGGGACTGTCTTCTTCGGACGGTTCGCTGCACCCCGTGCAGCGCGCGTTCCGGGAGCAGCACGGCCTGCAGTGCGGGTTCTGCACCCCGGGGATGATCATGGCGTCGGTGTCCCTGCTGGCCGACAACCCGAAGCCGACGCGCGACGAGGTCCGCGCCGGTCTCGAGGGCAACCTCTGCCGCTGCACGGGGTACCACAACATCGTCAGCGCCGTGGTCGACGCGTCGGGTCAGGAGGTGGACCGGTGA
- a CDS encoding HNH endonuclease signature motif containing protein, protein MSDNNVAVSSDAVALADRIGELVACMRSAEAELGALLVEIEQRGVMELFGYRSVARLLEHLVDVPKQAGERMVRRARALNPGRNLDGSPIPALAAATGVAARAGRLSNPMIDVITGVLAQVPPEHHASVEADLLTFAADAGHKQVAALGARILAHLAPDGTEPVDTEPATLTRELFLRRKRTGVWELNGTFDDETGTRTSALLDALAERRTSDDGPDHRTLPQRHGDAFSDAVDLALNSPELPMQAGERAHVMVAVSLEDLKTGVGTATLGDTGEMSAAEARIHACDSMLIPAVLGDKSEPLNLGRLRRLISAGLRRALYLRDRGCAFPGCHRPPRHCQGHHIRHWADGGPTDLTNLVLMCAHHHRLLHRSGWEVRIVADGLPEFLPPRFLDKRRKPRRNNLHQPLPFAA, encoded by the coding sequence ATGTCCGACAACAACGTGGCTGTCTCCTCCGATGCGGTGGCTCTTGCCGACCGCATCGGTGAGCTGGTCGCGTGTATGCGGTCGGCGGAGGCCGAACTTGGTGCGCTGCTGGTGGAAATCGAGCAGCGCGGGGTGATGGAGCTGTTCGGCTACCGCTCTGTGGCCCGGTTGTTGGAGCATCTTGTCGATGTTCCGAAGCAGGCTGGCGAACGGATGGTGAGACGCGCCCGCGCTCTCAACCCGGGCCGTAACCTTGATGGCAGCCCGATTCCCGCTCTCGCGGCCGCGACCGGTGTTGCCGCCCGCGCCGGACGGCTGAGCAACCCGATGATCGACGTGATCACCGGCGTCCTCGCCCAGGTCCCGCCCGAACATCATGCGAGCGTCGAGGCCGACTTGCTGACGTTCGCTGCCGATGCCGGGCACAAGCAGGTCGCCGCCCTCGGTGCCCGCATCCTCGCCCACCTGGCTCCCGACGGCACCGAGCCCGTCGACACTGAACCCGCCACTCTCACCCGCGAACTGTTCTTGCGTCGCAAGCGAACCGGGGTCTGGGAGTTGAACGGCACGTTCGACGACGAAACCGGCACCCGCACCAGCGCCCTGCTCGACGCCCTGGCTGAACGCCGCACCAGCGACGACGGCCCCGACCACCGCACACTGCCCCAACGCCACGGCGACGCCTTCTCCGACGCGGTCGACCTCGCCCTCAACTCCCCGGAACTGCCCATGCAGGCCGGGGAACGAGCCCATGTGATGGTCGCAGTGTCGCTAGAAGACCTGAAGACCGGTGTCGGCACGGCCACGCTCGGGGACACCGGCGAGATGTCCGCCGCCGAAGCCCGCATCCACGCCTGCGACAGCATGCTCATCCCCGCCGTCCTCGGCGACAAAAGCGAACCCCTCAACCTCGGGCGCCTCCGCCGCCTCATCTCCGCCGGACTCCGCCGCGCCCTCTACCTACGCGACCGTGGTTGCGCCTTCCCCGGCTGCCATCGGCCGCCACGGCATTGCCAGGGTCACCACATCCGTCACTGGGCCGACGGCGGTCCCACCGACCTCACCAACCTGGTCCTGATGTGCGCCCATCACCATCGGCTCCTGCACCGCTCGGGCTGGGAAGTCCGTATCGTCGCCGACGGGCTACCGGAATTCCTCCCACCCAGGTTCCTCGACAAACGCCGAAAACCCAGGCGCAACAACCTCCACCAACCACTTCCCTTCGCAGCCTGA
- a CDS encoding flavin reductase, producing MKTVAHTAIEPGILYFGTPVVLISSTNEDGSANLAPMSSAFWLGWRAVLGLGARSKTAQNLLRTREGVLNLPSESMAPAVDRLALTTGSDPVPEGKRERGYFHVADKFGRAGLTPVASSTVEPPRAAECPVAMEVVVEAVNPVGDDGGVVAFEVRVQRVFVHESIRVAGTEDRIDPDAWRPLIMSFQKFYGLGPQVHPSTLARIPERLYRGPDIERARRVAFK from the coding sequence GTGAAAACTGTTGCGCACACGGCCATCGAGCCCGGCATCCTGTACTTCGGTACTCCGGTGGTGTTGATTTCCAGCACCAATGAGGACGGTTCGGCCAACCTGGCCCCGATGTCCTCGGCGTTCTGGCTCGGCTGGCGCGCGGTGCTCGGGCTGGGAGCCCGGTCGAAGACCGCGCAGAACCTGCTGCGCACCCGGGAAGGCGTCCTGAACCTGCCGTCGGAGTCGATGGCCCCGGCGGTGGACCGGCTGGCGCTGACGACCGGATCGGACCCGGTGCCCGAGGGCAAGCGGGAGCGCGGGTACTTCCACGTGGCGGACAAGTTCGGGCGGGCCGGGCTGACACCGGTGGCGTCTTCGACCGTGGAGCCGCCCCGGGCCGCCGAGTGCCCGGTGGCCATGGAGGTCGTGGTCGAGGCGGTGAATCCCGTGGGGGACGACGGGGGAGTGGTCGCCTTCGAGGTGCGCGTGCAGCGGGTTTTCGTGCACGAGTCGATCCGCGTGGCCGGCACCGAGGACCGCATCGATCCCGACGCCTGGCGGCCGTTGATCATGAGTTTCCAGAAGTTCTACGGGCTGGGGCCGCAGGTGCATCCTTCGACGTTGGCCCGGATCCCGGAGCGGCTGTATCGGGGGCCGGATATCGAGCGGGCTCGGCGGGTGGCTTTCAAGTAG
- a CDS encoding IS66 family transposase, with the protein MGLWDDLVVGEGVRPSYDELAALVAAQAVELTRAREEIGRLRDEVAQLKRRLGMNSGNSSMPPSSDRFSKPAPKSLRGKTNRKRGKQPGAPGASLSLVEDPDRVVDHEPSSCSGCGTELRRHDEVGVTRRQVVDLPEVRPSVTEHRLHRLRCRGCRHVTTAPAPAEATAPACYGPNVTALAAYLLTYQHIPVARTAQLLEDLMGLPVSTGWVAGVLTPVAANLDEFAQRVEQALRVAPVAHFDETGIRVEGRNWWLHVACTPHLTAYLPHRQRGGEAMDEFGILNYFRGVAVHDGLMSYQDFGREHARCNAHHLRELVAAGEAHPEHTWPTIAFKTLKELNTAAHTARDAGLDAIPAHIRDPLISRFVRTLHLGLLLHPPSRDRKQSKTRNLLVRLRDYQHQVLLFARDLTVPFTNNQAERDLRMIKAQLKISGGWRTRHGAHAWLRVRGYLSTARKNGLHIITALRDAVTGNPWLPTNIEIA; encoded by the coding sequence GTGGGCCTGTGGGATGATCTTGTTGTGGGGGAAGGTGTTCGTCCGTCGTATGACGAGCTGGCCGCGCTGGTCGCAGCGCAGGCGGTGGAGCTCACGCGTGCGCGGGAGGAGATCGGCCGGCTACGGGACGAGGTCGCCCAGCTGAAACGCCGCCTCGGGATGAATTCGGGTAATTCGTCGATGCCGCCGTCGTCGGACCGGTTCAGCAAACCGGCGCCGAAGTCGTTGCGTGGCAAGACCAACCGTAAGCGGGGTAAGCAGCCGGGAGCGCCGGGGGCGAGCCTGTCGCTGGTTGAGGACCCCGACAGGGTCGTGGATCATGAGCCGTCGTCGTGCTCGGGATGCGGCACCGAGCTTCGCCGGCACGACGAGGTCGGGGTGACCCGCCGGCAGGTGGTGGACCTGCCCGAGGTGCGTCCGTCGGTGACCGAGCATCGCCTGCACCGGCTGCGGTGCCGCGGATGCCGCCACGTCACCACCGCGCCCGCGCCGGCCGAGGCGACCGCACCCGCCTGTTACGGGCCGAACGTGACCGCGCTGGCGGCGTATCTGCTGACCTACCAGCACATCCCGGTCGCGCGAACCGCGCAGCTGCTGGAAGACCTCATGGGGCTGCCGGTCTCGACCGGCTGGGTCGCCGGTGTCCTCACTCCGGTCGCCGCCAATCTCGACGAGTTCGCCCAGCGGGTCGAGCAGGCATTGCGGGTAGCGCCGGTGGCGCACTTCGACGAGACCGGCATCCGGGTCGAGGGCCGGAACTGGTGGCTGCACGTCGCCTGCACCCCACATCTGACCGCCTATCTGCCGCACCGGCAGCGCGGTGGCGAGGCGATGGACGAGTTCGGGATCCTCAACTACTTCCGCGGTGTCGCCGTCCACGACGGGCTGATGTCGTATCAGGACTTCGGGCGCGAACATGCCCGCTGCAACGCCCACCACCTGCGCGAACTGGTCGCGGCCGGCGAAGCCCACCCCGAGCACACCTGGCCCACGATCGCGTTCAAGACGCTCAAAGAACTCAACACCGCCGCCCATACCGCACGAGACGCCGGCCTGGACGCCATCCCCGCCCACATCCGCGATCCGCTCATCTCGAGGTTCGTCCGCACTCTCCACCTCGGCTTACTGCTGCACCCACCGAGTCGGGATCGCAAGCAAAGCAAGACCCGGAACCTGCTGGTGCGCTTGCGCGACTACCAGCACCAGGTGCTGCTATTTGCCCGCGACTTGACTGTCCCGTTCACCAACAACCAGGCCGAACGCGACCTGCGGATGATCAAGGCCCAGCTGAAGATCTCCGGCGGCTGGCGCACCCGGCACGGCGCCCACGCATGGCTACGCGTCCGCGGTTACCTCTCCACTGCCCGCAAGAACGGCCTCCACATCATCACCGCGCTCCGCGACGCTGTCACCGGAAACCCCTGGCTGCCAACGAACATCGAAATAGCCTGA
- a CDS encoding xanthine dehydrogenase family protein molybdopterin-binding subunit: MSIVGTRVVRREDRDLITAGGTYVDDLRAEALSGAAHAVFVRSPVAHARIGGIDVSAAKEAPGVLGVFTAADLGLAPHPSGPVPEPWLAGDVVRYVGEPVALVVTEERYQLADAAELVDVDYEPLQAVATIEAALAAETLLFPDHGSNIVQVNGAEEFDDGIFGDCEVVVTQTILNQRVAPAPLEVRGAACVWGEDGRLTAWLSTQNAQMARGQLAASLGVGEESVRVIAPDVGGGFGAKIGADPEATVLGWAAKRLGRGVRWVESRSENLTAMTHGRAQRNTVTIGGKRDGTVLAYRLDVVQDAGAYPRMLLLPTLTELMAIGVYRFPKVETRSRAVVTTTTPIGAYRGAGRPEATAAVERAMDRFAAEIGLDPAEVRRVNFIRPEEFPYQSPTGASYDTGEYAAALDKALDAAGYAKLRAEQKRRRDAGDPVELGLGIAAYVEITGGDGGGESGRVDIHPDGSVVAWTGSSPHGQGLGTSLAMLLSDQLGVPLEKITVRHGDTDEVPKAVGTFGSRSLQLGGSAIRQAAEEVIAQARDLAADLLEAAPDDLELDAERGVWQVRGAPSSTVLSWAQVAETAGGGKLSADVWFGGGAPTFPFGAHLAVVEVDTETGKVELRRIIAVDDAGPIVNPLTFRGQRHGGLGQGAAQALMEVVTYDEDGNPTTATLADYSFITAVELPDFELVDMATPTDRNLLGVKGIGEAATIGSTPAVHNAVVDALSARGVKHLDMPTTPIRVWAALEETRKGNAQ, from the coding sequence AGTCCGGTCGCGCACGCGCGGATCGGCGGCATCGACGTGAGCGCGGCGAAGGAGGCACCGGGTGTGCTCGGCGTCTTCACCGCCGCGGACCTCGGCCTCGCCCCGCACCCCTCGGGGCCGGTTCCGGAACCGTGGCTGGCCGGGGATGTGGTGCGCTACGTCGGCGAACCGGTAGCGCTCGTCGTCACCGAAGAGCGCTACCAGCTGGCCGACGCGGCCGAGCTGGTCGACGTCGACTACGAGCCGCTGCAAGCCGTCGCGACGATCGAGGCGGCCCTGGCGGCCGAGACGCTGCTGTTCCCGGACCACGGCAGCAACATCGTGCAGGTCAACGGCGCGGAGGAGTTCGACGACGGGATCTTCGGAGACTGCGAGGTCGTCGTCACCCAGACCATCCTCAACCAGCGCGTCGCGCCCGCGCCGCTCGAAGTGCGCGGCGCGGCCTGCGTGTGGGGTGAGGACGGCCGGCTGACGGCCTGGCTGTCCACGCAGAACGCCCAGATGGCTCGCGGCCAGCTGGCGGCGAGCCTCGGCGTCGGCGAAGAGTCGGTGCGGGTGATCGCGCCGGACGTCGGCGGCGGGTTCGGCGCGAAGATCGGCGCGGACCCGGAGGCGACCGTGCTCGGCTGGGCCGCCAAGCGGCTCGGGCGGGGCGTGCGCTGGGTCGAGTCGCGCAGCGAGAACCTCACGGCCATGACGCACGGCCGCGCGCAGCGCAACACCGTGACCATCGGCGGGAAGCGCGACGGCACGGTGCTGGCGTACCGCCTCGACGTCGTCCAGGACGCCGGCGCGTACCCGCGGATGCTGCTGCTGCCGACGCTGACCGAGCTCATGGCCATCGGCGTCTACCGGTTCCCCAAGGTCGAGACGCGCAGCCGCGCGGTCGTCACCACCACCACGCCGATCGGGGCCTACCGCGGCGCCGGCCGCCCGGAGGCGACCGCCGCCGTCGAACGCGCGATGGATCGCTTCGCCGCCGAAATCGGGCTGGACCCGGCGGAAGTCCGCCGGGTCAACTTCATCCGGCCGGAGGAGTTCCCGTACCAGTCGCCGACCGGGGCGTCCTACGACACGGGCGAGTACGCGGCGGCACTGGACAAGGCCCTGGACGCCGCCGGGTACGCGAAGCTGCGGGCCGAGCAGAAGCGGCGGCGGGACGCGGGCGACCCGGTCGAGCTGGGCCTGGGCATCGCGGCCTACGTCGAGATCACCGGCGGCGACGGCGGCGGCGAGAGCGGCCGCGTCGACATCCACCCGGACGGCTCGGTCGTCGCGTGGACCGGCAGTTCGCCGCACGGGCAGGGACTCGGCACGTCGCTGGCGATGCTGCTGTCCGACCAGCTCGGCGTCCCGCTGGAGAAGATCACCGTCCGCCACGGCGACACCGACGAGGTGCCGAAGGCGGTCGGCACGTTCGGTTCGCGGTCGCTGCAGCTGGGCGGCTCGGCGATCCGGCAGGCGGCCGAAGAGGTGATCGCGCAGGCCCGCGACCTGGCGGCCGACCTGCTGGAAGCGGCGCCGGACGACCTCGAGCTGGACGCCGAACGCGGGGTCTGGCAGGTCCGCGGCGCGCCGTCGAGCACCGTGCTCAGCTGGGCGCAGGTCGCCGAGACGGCCGGCGGGGGCAAGCTCTCGGCCGACGTCTGGTTCGGCGGCGGTGCGCCGACGTTCCCGTTCGGCGCGCACCTCGCCGTCGTCGAAGTCGACACCGAGACCGGCAAGGTCGAGCTGCGCCGGATCATCGCCGTCGACGACGCCGGCCCGATCGTCAACCCGCTCACCTTCCGCGGTCAGCGCCACGGCGGGCTCGGGCAGGGCGCGGCGCAGGCGCTCATGGAAGTCGTCACCTACGACGAGGACGGGAACCCGACGACCGCGACGCTGGCGGACTACTCGTTCATCACCGCCGTCGAGCTGCCGGACTTCGAGCTCGTCGACATGGCCACCCCGACCGACCGGAACCTGCTGGGCGTCAAGGGGATCGGCGAGGCGGCGACGATCGGTTCGACGCCGGCGGTGCACAACGCCGTGGTGGACGCGCTGTCCGCGCGCGGCGTCAAGCACTTGGACATGCCCACGACGCCGATCCGGGTCTGGGCCGCACTCGAGGAAACGCGGAAGGGAAACGCGCAGTGA